CCCTTCCGCGACCTACCTTGCCACCTGATGAGCCAGCCGCCCCCTCGGGCATCGGCACGGACCGCGCTCCGAGCGCGTCTCGTGGCGCCCTTCGCCGAATTTGCCCGCACCGGTGCCCTGGGCGGCATCGCGCTCATGGCCACCACCATCGTCGCCCTCGTCTGGGCCAACTCCCCGTGGGCCGCCACCTACCACCAATTGTGGGAGGTCCAACTTGCCATCGGACCGGCCGACAGCCCGATGCGCATGTCGCTCCACCATTGGATCAATGACGGCCTCATGGCCGTGTTCTTCCTGGTGGTTGGGCTCGAGATCAAACGCGAACTCCTGGTCGGCGAACTGGCATCGCCTCGTCAGGCGGCGCTCCCGATCGCCGGGGCACTCGGCGGGATGATCGTGCCGGCATTGCTCTACACAGCCCTCAATGCCGGCGGGCCGGGTGCTCACGGCTGGGGCGTGCCCATGGCGACCGACATTGCCTTCGCGCTCGGCATCATGACGATCCTCGGACCGCGCGTTCCGGTCGGGCTCAAGGTCTTTCTCACCGCGCTCGCCATCGTCGACGACCTGGGCGCGGTGCTCGTCATCGCGCTGTTCTATACCTCAGCGCTGAATGGCGCGGCGCTGGCAGGTGCGGGCCTCACGTTCGCGGTGCTCGTCGCGTTGAACCGCGCACGCGTGATGGCGATCTGGCCATACCTCGCCTTCGGTGTGGTGCTCTGGTACTTCGTCCTGCAATCCGGCGTCCACGCGACGATAGCCGGCGTGCTCCTCGCGATGACGGTGCCCGCGTTCGCCACCATGGGTTCTTCGGCATTTTCGGCGCAGGCGCGTTCGCTGCTCGACGACTTCGATCGACACGAGACCGGCGATGGGCGTGTCATCACCAACCGAGGGCAGCAGGACGCGATGTTCGCACTCGACCTGGCCGCCTCTCGGGCGAATGCACCGCTCCTCCGCATCGAGCACGCCCTGAACAGCGTGGTGTCGTACGGCCTCATGCCCCTGTTTGCCCTGGCGAACGCCGGCGTGACACTTGGCGCCGTGGGCCAGGCGCTTCGCACGCCGGTGACCTGGGGCGTCATCCTCGGCCTCTTCATCGGCAAGGTCGTCGGGATCTCGGTCTTCGCGTGGATCGGGACGCGGCTCAGGCTTGCGGCGCTACCCGCGGGCGTGACCTGGAGACACATGCGAGGCGCTGCCATGGTGGGCGGCATCGGCTTCACCATGTCGCTCTTCATCGCCGGGCTCGCGTACGACAGCGCGGACCTCAACGAAGACGCCAAGATCGGCATCCTCATCGCCTCGACACTGAGCGGCGTCGCTGGCTACCTCATGCTGCGACGCCAGCGGGCGTAGGAAGCCGCGGGGTCGCCAGCAGCTGATCGGCGTGGCCAGCGACGTCGCCATCGTCGCCATCCTCGGCGTCGCGCGCGAGCGGCAAGAGCGACGACAAGGTCATGCGCCACCTCGCACCGGTCGAGCGCCACGGCCTTTCTGCCGGCGTGTGACCAGCACGGTCATCCACAGCCCGTGCGCGCATCTCCCCGGAAGGGCGCCTACGCCGCTGAACGCTCCGAGATACCGATGCGCTTCTTCACCAGGTACACGGGGCGGCGCTTGGTCTCCTCGAACAGCCGGCCGAGGTACTCACCAAGGATGCCGAGGCAAAACAGCTGGACGGCCGACGAAAACAGGAGCACGAGGATGAGCGAGGTCCACCCTCGTGCCTCA
The Gemmatimonadaceae bacterium DNA segment above includes these coding regions:
- the nhaA gene encoding Na+/H+ antiporter NhaA translates to MSQPPPRASARTALRARLVAPFAEFARTGALGGIALMATTIVALVWANSPWAATYHQLWEVQLAIGPADSPMRMSLHHWINDGLMAVFFLVVGLEIKRELLVGELASPRQAALPIAGALGGMIVPALLYTALNAGGPGAHGWGVPMATDIAFALGIMTILGPRVPVGLKVFLTALAIVDDLGAVLVIALFYTSALNGAALAGAGLTFAVLVALNRARVMAIWPYLAFGVVLWYFVLQSGVHATIAGVLLAMTVPAFATMGSSAFSAQARSLLDDFDRHETGDGRVITNRGQQDAMFALDLAASRANAPLLRIEHALNSVVSYGLMPLFALANAGVTLGAVGQALRTPVTWGVILGLFIGKVVGISVFAWIGTRLRLAALPAGVTWRHMRGAAMVGGIGFTMSLFIAGLAYDSADLNEDAKIGILIASTLSGVAGYLMLRRQRA